A single Salmo trutta chromosome 14, fSalTru1.1, whole genome shotgun sequence DNA region contains:
- the eevs gene encoding uncharacterized protein eevs isoform X1, with product MSLDANTGKKHVEEPLECNNIAVIKKNEFHLVQIKGTWKRKSGNKLNKYIKGRVSAAKIYESTMEQGTSWTVVSPIIFTYKVTESLGLLDPSNDTLLLGHIRDPQQLEALRNSISTKSLRRFVVMDQTVYNLYGCQLTDYFEAHNVLYRILPLPTTEENKSMELVMRILEEVHKFSLDRRTEPIIAIGGGVCLDIVGLAASLYRRRTPYIRVPTTLLSYVDASVGAKTGVNFANCKNKLGGYIPPVAAFLDRSFIQTVSRRHISNGLAEMLKMALMKHRGLFELLETNGRFLLDSKFQSDSGLQGDNKDVASVSTRMAIETMLEELAPNLWEDDLDRLVDFGHLISPELEMKVLPSLLHGEAVNIDMSYMVYVARERGLMTEEEKLRIIGCMGGLELPVWHQDVTMALVQHSLCERLKHSGGLVRMPLPIGLGHAEIYNDTGDDTLYRAFEKWCDELRPSDPN from the exons ATGTCGCTTGATGCAAACACTGGGAAGAAACATGTGGAAGAGCCACTGGAATGCAACAATATTGCAGTAATAAAGAAGAATGAGTTTCACTTAGTTCAAATCAAGGGCACATGGAAACGTAAATCGGGAAATAAATTGAATAAATATATAAAGGGTCGAGTATCAGCTGCCAAAAT CTATGAGAGCACCATGGAGCAAGGCACCTCCTGGACAGTGGTCAGCCCTATCATCTTCACCTACAAGGTGACTGAGTCCCTGGGCCTGCTGGACCCCAGCAACGACACCCTGCTCCTGGGGCACATTAGGGACCCCCAGCAGCTGGAGGCCCTGAGGAACAGCATCAGCACCAAGTCCCTCAGGCGCTTCGTGGTCATGGACCAGACCGTCTACAACCTCTACGGCTGCCAGCTCACAGACTACTTTGAGGCCCATAATGTTCTCTACAGGATCCTGCCCCTGCCCACCACCGAGGAGAACAAGTCCATGGAGCTGGTGATGAGGATCCTGGAGGAGGTCCATAAGTTCTCCCTGGACAGACGCACAGAGCCCATCATCGCCATCGGAGGAGGAGTCTGCCTGGATATAGTGGGCCTGGCGGCATCCCTGTACAGGAGACGCACCCCCTACATCCGTGTCCCTACCACCCTGCTCTCTTATGTCGATGCCAGCGTGGGGGCAAAGACTGGGGTGAACTTTGCCAACTGTAAAAATAAGCTAGGTGGCTACATACCCCCGGTGGCTGCTTTCCTAGACCGCTCCTTCATTCAAACTGTTTCTCGAAGACACATCTCCAATGGGCTGGCTGAAATGTTAAAG ATGGCCTTGATGAAACACAGAGGTCTCTTTGAGCTTCTGGAGACCAATGGCCGGTTCCTGTTGGACTCCAAGTTCCAGTCTGACAGCGGTCTTCAGGGGGACAACAAAGATGTTGCCTCCGTGTCCACACGCATGGCCATAGAAACCATGCTCGAGGAGCTAGCACCCAACCTGTGGGAAGACGATTTAGACAGACTGGTAGACTTTGGTCACCTTATCAGCCCAGAGCTGGAAATG AAGGTGCTCCCTTCCTTGCTGCACGGAGAGGCGGTGAACATCGATATGTCCTACATGGTTTATGTGGCCCGTGAGAGAGGCCTcatgacagaggaggagaagctGCGGATTATAGGCTGCATGGGGGGGCTGGAGCTGCCTGTGTGGCACCAGGACGTTACCATGGCACTAGTGCAGCACTCACTTTGTGAGAGGCTGAAACACTCTGGTGGGCTGGTCAGGATGCCTCTACCCATTGGCCTAGGGCATGCAG AGATCTATAATGACACAGGTGATGACACCCTGTACAGAGCGTTTGAGAAGTGGTGTGATGAGCTGCGACCAAGCGACCCGAACTAG
- the eevs gene encoding uncharacterized protein eevs isoform X2 yields the protein MEQGTSWTVVSPIIFTYKVTESLGLLDPSNDTLLLGHIRDPQQLEALRNSISTKSLRRFVVMDQTVYNLYGCQLTDYFEAHNVLYRILPLPTTEENKSMELVMRILEEVHKFSLDRRTEPIIAIGGGVCLDIVGLAASLYRRRTPYIRVPTTLLSYVDASVGAKTGVNFANCKNKLGGYIPPVAAFLDRSFIQTVSRRHISNGLAEMLKMALMKHRGLFELLETNGRFLLDSKFQSDSGLQGDNKDVASVSTRMAIETMLEELAPNLWEDDLDRLVDFGHLISPELEMKVLPSLLHGEAVNIDMSYMVYVARERGLMTEEEKLRIIGCMGGLELPVWHQDVTMALVQHSLCERLKHSGGLVRMPLPIGLGHAEIYNDTGDDTLYRAFEKWCDELRPSDPN from the exons ATGGAGCAAGGCACCTCCTGGACAGTGGTCAGCCCTATCATCTTCACCTACAAGGTGACTGAGTCCCTGGGCCTGCTGGACCCCAGCAACGACACCCTGCTCCTGGGGCACATTAGGGACCCCCAGCAGCTGGAGGCCCTGAGGAACAGCATCAGCACCAAGTCCCTCAGGCGCTTCGTGGTCATGGACCAGACCGTCTACAACCTCTACGGCTGCCAGCTCACAGACTACTTTGAGGCCCATAATGTTCTCTACAGGATCCTGCCCCTGCCCACCACCGAGGAGAACAAGTCCATGGAGCTGGTGATGAGGATCCTGGAGGAGGTCCATAAGTTCTCCCTGGACAGACGCACAGAGCCCATCATCGCCATCGGAGGAGGAGTCTGCCTGGATATAGTGGGCCTGGCGGCATCCCTGTACAGGAGACGCACCCCCTACATCCGTGTCCCTACCACCCTGCTCTCTTATGTCGATGCCAGCGTGGGGGCAAAGACTGGGGTGAACTTTGCCAACTGTAAAAATAAGCTAGGTGGCTACATACCCCCGGTGGCTGCTTTCCTAGACCGCTCCTTCATTCAAACTGTTTCTCGAAGACACATCTCCAATGGGCTGGCTGAAATGTTAAAG ATGGCCTTGATGAAACACAGAGGTCTCTTTGAGCTTCTGGAGACCAATGGCCGGTTCCTGTTGGACTCCAAGTTCCAGTCTGACAGCGGTCTTCAGGGGGACAACAAAGATGTTGCCTCCGTGTCCACACGCATGGCCATAGAAACCATGCTCGAGGAGCTAGCACCCAACCTGTGGGAAGACGATTTAGACAGACTGGTAGACTTTGGTCACCTTATCAGCCCAGAGCTGGAAATG AAGGTGCTCCCTTCCTTGCTGCACGGAGAGGCGGTGAACATCGATATGTCCTACATGGTTTATGTGGCCCGTGAGAGAGGCCTcatgacagaggaggagaagctGCGGATTATAGGCTGCATGGGGGGGCTGGAGCTGCCTGTGTGGCACCAGGACGTTACCATGGCACTAGTGCAGCACTCACTTTGTGAGAGGCTGAAACACTCTGGTGGGCTGGTCAGGATGCCTCTACCCATTGGCCTAGGGCATGCAG AGATCTATAATGACACAGGTGATGACACCCTGTACAGAGCGTTTGAGAAGTGGTGTGATGAGCTGCGACCAAGCGACCCGAACTAG
- the LOC115207557 gene encoding microphthalmia-associated transcription factor-like isoform X3, whose amino-acid sequence MPPGPGSSAPNSPMALLTLSSNCEKEMDDVIDDIISLETSYNEDIFGLMDPGLQVTNTLPVSGNLLDMYGNQGLPPSGLAISNSCPGSLSNIKREFSAPGMMHVLDNTGSYGQFDNYQRPEGFPVAEVRAMAKERQKKDNHNLIERRRRFNINDRIKELGTLIPKSNDPDMRWNKGTILKASVDYIRKLQREQQRAKEVELRQRRLEHANRHLMLRIQELEMQARAHGLAILPSSSLCSSELIARAIKQEPILGDCPSDLYQQPGPDMSPPTTLDLNNGTIHFNDSPVDAGDPGVYGSSKASTKLKDILMDNTLSPISSNDPLLSSASPDTSNSSSRRSSSSSMEENDHGC is encoded by the exons ATGCCCCCCGGCCCAGGCAGCAGTGCCCCCAACAGCCCCATGGCCCTGCTGACCCTCAGCTCCAACTGCGAGAAGGAG ATGGATGATGTCATTGATGACATTATTAGCTTGGAAACAAGTTATAATGAGGATATTTTTGGACTTATGGACCCAGGACTCCAGGTTACTAATACA CTCCCTGTATCTGGTAACCTTCTGGACATGTATGGAAATCAAGGGCTTCCCCCAAGTGGACTTGCCATCAGTAACTCCTGCCCTGGTAGCTTATCCAACATCAAAAGGGAATTCTCAG CTCCTGGCATGATGCACGTACTGGACAATACTGGATCCTATGGCCAGTTTGACAACTACCAAAGGCCCGAGGGCTTTCCAGTTG CTGAGGTTCGAGCGATGGCCAAAGAGAGACAAAAAAAGGACAACCACAACTTAA TTGAACGAAGGAGAAGGTTCAACATCAACGATCGAATCAAAGAGCTTGGAACCCTGATTCCTAAGTCTAATGATCC GGACATGCGCTGGAATAAGGGCACCATTCTGAAGGCCTCAGTGGACTACATCAGGAAGCTGcagagggagcagcagagagcTAAGGAGGTGGAGCTTAGACAGAGAAGGCTGGAGCATGCCAACCGCCATCTGATGCTGCGCATACAG gAGTTGGAGATGCAGGCACGGGCTCATGGTCTTGCGATTCTGCCATCGTCTTCCCTCTGCTCCTCTGAGCTGATAGCCCGAGCCATCAAGCAGGAGCCCATCTTAGGAGACTGTCCCTCAGACCTGTACCAGCAGCCAGGTCCCGACATGTCCCCTCCCACCACACTGGACCTCAACAACGGTACCATCCACTTTAACGACAGCCCTGTGGATGCTGGTGACCCAGGGGTATATGGCTCCAGCAAAGCATCCACTAAACTGAAGGACATTCTaatggacaacaccctgtcgccCATATCATCCAATGACCCCCTTCTGTCCTCAGCTTCCCCAGACAcctccaacagcagcagcaggcgTAGCAGCAGCTCAAGCATGGAGGAGAATGATCATGGTTGTTAG
- the LOC115207557 gene encoding microphthalmia-associated transcription factor-like isoform X2, protein MLEMLEYSHYQVQTHLENPTKYHIQQAQRKQVRQYLSTTLGGKPGSQAGSLQCPSQPPEHGMPPGPGSSAPNSPMALLTLSSNCEKEMDDVIDDIISLETSYNEDIFGLMDPGLQVTNTLPVSGNLLDMYGNQGLPPSGLAISNSCPGSLSNIKREFSAPGMMHVLDNTGSYGQFDNYQRPEGFPVAEVRAMAKERQKKDNHNLIERRRRFNINDRIKELGTLIPKSNDPDMRWNKGTILKASVDYIRKLQREQQRAKEVELRQRRLEHANRHLMLRIQELEMQARAHGLAILPSSSLCSSELIARAIKQEPILGDCPSDLYQQPGPDMSPPTTLDLNNGTIHFNDSPVDAGDPGVYGSSKASTKLKDILMDNTLSPISSNDPLLSSASPDTSNSSSRRSSSSSMEENDHGC, encoded by the exons ATGTTGGAGATGCTTGAATACAGCCATTACCAG GTACAGACGCATCTGGAGAACCCCACCAAGTATCACATCCAGCAGGCCCAGAGGAAGCAGGTGAGGCAGTACCTGTCCACAACCCTTGGGGGTAAGCCTGGCAGCCAGGCCGGCAGCCTACAGTGCCCCAGCCAGCCCCCGGAGCACGGGATGCCCCCCGGCCCAGGCAGCAGTGCCCCCAACAGCCCCATGGCCCTGCTGACCCTCAGCTCCAACTGCGAGAAGGAG ATGGATGATGTCATTGATGACATTATTAGCTTGGAAACAAGTTATAATGAGGATATTTTTGGACTTATGGACCCAGGACTCCAGGTTACTAATACA CTCCCTGTATCTGGTAACCTTCTGGACATGTATGGAAATCAAGGGCTTCCCCCAAGTGGACTTGCCATCAGTAACTCCTGCCCTGGTAGCTTATCCAACATCAAAAGGGAATTCTCAG CTCCTGGCATGATGCACGTACTGGACAATACTGGATCCTATGGCCAGTTTGACAACTACCAAAGGCCCGAGGGCTTTCCAGTTG CTGAGGTTCGAGCGATGGCCAAAGAGAGACAAAAAAAGGACAACCACAACTTAA TTGAACGAAGGAGAAGGTTCAACATCAACGATCGAATCAAAGAGCTTGGAACCCTGATTCCTAAGTCTAATGATCC GGACATGCGCTGGAATAAGGGCACCATTCTGAAGGCCTCAGTGGACTACATCAGGAAGCTGcagagggagcagcagagagcTAAGGAGGTGGAGCTTAGACAGAGAAGGCTGGAGCATGCCAACCGCCATCTGATGCTGCGCATACAG gAGTTGGAGATGCAGGCACGGGCTCATGGTCTTGCGATTCTGCCATCGTCTTCCCTCTGCTCCTCTGAGCTGATAGCCCGAGCCATCAAGCAGGAGCCCATCTTAGGAGACTGTCCCTCAGACCTGTACCAGCAGCCAGGTCCCGACATGTCCCCTCCCACCACACTGGACCTCAACAACGGTACCATCCACTTTAACGACAGCCCTGTGGATGCTGGTGACCCAGGGGTATATGGCTCCAGCAAAGCATCCACTAAACTGAAGGACATTCTaatggacaacaccctgtcgccCATATCATCCAATGACCCCCTTCTGTCCTCAGCTTCCCCAGACAcctccaacagcagcagcaggcgTAGCAGCAGCTCAAGCATGGAGGAGAATGATCATGGTTGTTAG